The following coding sequences are from one Candidatus Borkfalkia ceftriaxoniphila window:
- a CDS encoding RNA polymerase sigma factor, producing the protein MKNVTVTFKDKNGEETKVSAEVEDEIAAWLSEKDEDFVREFIQAENAAAKIERKETRRHQSLDKSIENGYDIVDDKANTEQQLIGADEREQFYRALCELTSSQRWAIYEHCIEGRGLQELATEKGVSFQAIAQRIERGKTRLKKILKNF; encoded by the coding sequence ATGAAAAACGTAACAGTAACATTCAAGGACAAAAACGGCGAAGAAACCAAGGTTTCGGCAGAAGTAGAGGATGAAATCGCTGCATGGCTTTCGGAAAAAGACGAGGATTTTGTACGTGAGTTTATACAAGCCGAAAATGCCGCCGCAAAAATCGAGCGGAAAGAAACGCGGCGGCATCAGTCGTTGGACAAGTCAATCGAAAACGGATACGACATTGTAGATGACAAGGCGAATACAGAGCAACAGTTGATTGGCGCAGATGAACGGGAGCAGTTCTATCGTGCGCTGTGCGAACTAACATCGTCTCAGCGTTGGGCGATTTATGAGCATTGCATCGAAGGCCGAGGTTTACAGGAATTAGCGACCGAAAAGGGCGTAAGTTTTCAAGCGATTGCGCAGCGGATTGAAAGAGGAAAGACGCGCTTGAAAAAAATCTTAAAAAATTTTTGA
- a CDS encoding helix-turn-helix domain-containing protein, giving the protein MTIEKAMAFRIKELLEEKKMTVEELAFASGESVETINKLLNEEIPLDDMKAFIFAVKECSEEKNLS; this is encoded by the coding sequence ATGACGATCGAAAAAGCGATGGCATTCAGGATCAAAGAATTGCTTGAAGAAAAGAAAATGACCGTAGAGGAATTGGCGTTTGCCAGCGGTGAAAGCGTCGAAACGATCAACAAATTGTTGAACGAAGAAATCCCGTTAGACGATATGAAAGCATTTATATTCGCGGTGAAAGAGTGTTCGGAGGAGAAAAACTTATCATGA